In Oncorhynchus masou masou isolate Uvic2021 chromosome 10, UVic_Omas_1.1, whole genome shotgun sequence, a single genomic region encodes these proteins:
- the LOC135547772 gene encoding protein FAM124A-like, which produces MLLSFEMEKNLTEDDCVDSGAETGGSDYSPMSSASSELSMVELQDPFLVSVHLITDPGQAKSLQHAADTVLAWVHPELQLFRVSERAAWQQKPKRQSCHASASFSANHGPPQCQPALAVILFLQEQYGGEDQIVTLHRALQRPPWHFHHTERVNNGRRMLPLTPCSQDFFTLAPGTPLWAVRQVHYGKEIVRFTVYCRYESFRDMVRMYRMILQRKLAQRKEDFCFFVVYSNPDTEIQLSFKRLPRGQSPAPTESAVIEMRVRDVGALVPLLPYPCTPISEVRWQTEDYDGNKILLQDNDSKHTVKTTQELLRDKSLNVLEWPRQSLDLNPVYHPWRDLKIAVQRCSPSNLRA; this is translated from the exons GTGAGTTATCCATGGTGGAGCTGCAGGATCCCTTCCTGGTCAGTGTTCACCTCATTACTGACCCGGGCCAGGCCAAGTCCCTGCAGCATGCTGCCGACACTGTCCTGGCCTGGGTCCACCCTGAACTGCAGCTCTTCCGCGTCTCCGAGAGAGCCGCCTGGCAACAAAAACCCAAGCGCCAATCATGTCATGCTTCAGCATCTTTTTCAGCCAATCACGGCCCTCCGCAGTGCCAGCCGGCGCTGGCCGTCATCCTCTTCCTGCAGGAGCAGTACGGGGGTGAGGATCAGATCGTGACGTTACACCGTGCTCTCCAGCGTCCACCATGGCACTTCCACCACACCGAGAGGGTCAACAACGGCCGTAGGATGCTCCCGCTTACTCCCTGCAGCCAAGACTTCTTCACCCTGGCCCCGGGGACTCCGCTGTGGGCGGTTCGCCAGGTCCACTACGGCAAAGAGATTGTACGCTTCACGGTCTACTGCCGTTACGAGAGCTTCCGGGACATGGTGCGCATGTACCGGATGATCCTCCAGAGGAAGCTGGCCCAGAGGAAAGAAGACTTTTGTTTTTTCGTGGTGTACTCCAACCCGGATACCGAGATCCAGCTGTCATTCAAGCGGTTGCCGAGGGGCCAGAGCCCCGCTCCTACGGAGTCGGCGGTGATAGAGATGAGGGTGAGGGACGTTGGGGCGTTGGTGCCCCTCCTGCCGTACCCCTGTACCCCCATCAGTGAGGTACGCTGGCAGACTGAAGACTACGATGGGAATAAGATACTGCTGCAG gacaacgactctaagcacacagtcaagacaacgcaggagttgcttagagacaagtctctgaatgtccttgagtggccccgccagagcctggacttgaaccccgtCTACCATccctggagagacttgaaaatagctgtgcagcgatgctccccatccaacctgagagcttga